The window AAATATCTTATGGATATTTTGAAGAAAGACAAGTTAGGTGTAAGAAGTATTGACAGTATTAAGCCATCAGACGCTAAAGAATGGGCTATTAGAATGAGTGAAAATGGTTATGCTTATCAAACCATCAATAACTACAAACGTTCTTTAAAGGCTTCATTCTATATTGCTATACAAGATGATTGTGTTCGGAAGAATCCATTTGACTTTCAACTGAAAGCAGTTCTTGATGATGATACTGTCCCTAAGACCGTACTAACAGAAGAACAGGAAGAAAAACTGTTAGCCTTTGCAAAAGCTGATAAAACCTACAGCAAAAATTATGATGAAATTCTGATACTCTTAAAAACAGGTCTTCGTATTTCAGAGTTTGGTGGTTTGACACTTCCAGATTTAGATTTTGAGAATCGTCTTGTCAATATAGACCATCAGCTATTGAGAGATACTGAAATTGGGTACTACATTGAAACACCAAAGACCAAAAGTGGCGAACGTCAAGTTCCTATGGTTGAAGAAGCCTATCAAGCATTTAAGCGAGTGTTAGCGAATCGAAAGAATGATAAGCGTGTTGAGATTGATGGATATAGTGATTTCCTCTTTCTTAATAGAAAGAACTATCCAAAAGTGGCAAGTGATTACAACGGCATGATGAAAGGTCTTGTTAAGAAATACAATAAGTATAACGAGGATAAATTGCCACACATCACTCCACATAGTTTGCGACATACATTCTGTACCAACTATGCAAATGCAGGAATGAATCCAAAGGCATTACAGTACATTATGGGACATGCTAATATAGCCATGACGCTGAACTATTACGCACATGCAACATTCGATTCTGCAATGGCAGAAATGAAACGCTTGAATAAAGAGAAGCAACAGGAGCGTCTTGTTGCTTAGTAGTACAAATGAATTTACTACTTATTTACCACTTCTGACAGCTAAGACATGAGGAAATATGCAAAGAAACGTGAAGTATCTTCCTACAGTAAAAATACTCGAAAGCACATAGAATA of the Veillonella parvula genome contains:
- a CDS encoding tyrosine-type recombinase/integrase, with protein sequence MSEKRRDNKGRILKTGESQRKDGRYLYKYIDSFGEPQFVYSWKLVATDRVPAGKRDCISLREKIAELQKDIHDGIDVVGKKMTLCQLYAKQNAQRPKVRKNTETGRKYLMDILKKDKLGVRSIDSIKPSDAKEWAIRMSENGYAYQTINNYKRSLKASFYIAIQDDCVRKNPFDFQLKAVLDDDTVPKTVLTEEQEEKLLAFAKADKTYSKNYDEILILLKTGLRISEFGGLTLPDLDFENRLVNIDHQLLRDTEIGYYIETPKTKSGERQVPMVEEAYQAFKRVLANRKNDKRVEIDGYSDFLFLNRKNYPKVASDYNGMMKGLVKKYNKYNEDKLPHITPHSLRHTFCTNYANAGMNPKALQYIMGHANIAMTLNYYAHATFDSAMAEMKRLNKEKQQERLVA